The genomic DNA TCTCTGGAGGTGCCGTCGCGCGTTGTCTGGCTGCCGCTATCATGGGACGATCCGGCGTGTCAGAAAGCTATCGACAAGTACATGACCACGGTGCGCCGTGATGCGCCGTGGTGCCCGAGCAATCTGGAGTTTATTCGCCGTATCAACGATCTGGCTAACGTCGATGCGGTGTATAAAACGGTATTCGATGCCAGCTACCTGGTGATGGGGCTGGGGGATGTTTACCTCGGCGCGCCGGTGGCCACGCCGCTCGATCCGCGCCATCGGCTGGTCACTACCAAGTACAATCCGGCACGAACCTGGACGGCGGAAAACTCGGTCGGTATCGGCGGGGCGTATCTTTGCGTCTACGGCATGGAGGGCCCGGGCGGCTATCAGTTCGTTGGTCGCACGCTACAAATGTGGAATCGCTATCATGCGGTGGACGATTTCGGCGGTAAGCCGTGGCTGCTGCGCTTCTTCGACCAGATCCGTTTCTACCCGGTTTCTGCCGACGAACTGCTGACGATTCGTCGTGATTTTCCCTTAGGTCGTTATCCGCTGCGTATTGAACATACCACCCTGAAACTCGCGGAGTATCAGCAATTCCTCGCGACGGAAGCGGCGGGCATTGAGGCGTTCCGTCATCATCAACAAGGCGCATTCGACGCAGAGCGCGAGCGCTGGATTGCCAACGGCCAGGCACATTTTGACAGCAGCGATGCGCGGGAGGCGGAAGGTGAGGATGCGCCGCTTAAGCCGGGGCAGGAGGGGATTGAAAGCCCGATCTCCGGTAACCTCTGGCAGGTCAACGTCGACGTGGGCAGCACCGTTCGTGAAGGCGATGTGCTGGTCATTCTGGAGTCGATGAAAATGGAAATCCCGCTGCTGGCCTCGCAGGACGGGGTGGTCAGCCAGGTCCGCGTACAGCCGGGATCATCGGTACGCGCGGGGCAGTGTGTGGTGGTGCTGGATAAAACGGCGTAGCCCTGAATACAGCGGCGCAGTGATGCTGCGCCGCTCAGAAAGCGGAGTGCCGGATGGCGTCGCAAGCGACTTATCCGGCCTACAAAGAATGTCGATCTCAATCCCCGTAGGCCCGATAAGCGTAGCGCCATCGGGCATTTCGGTTAGCTTTCCCCAACAGTGCTTATCCGCTGCTCGCCGTCATACAGCGGTACTTTGCGATAGCGTCGGATCAGATACCAAAGATACATTCCCCCCAGCATTGCCCAGACCAAACCCAGCGTTAACGATGTGACTTCCAGGTTGATCCACAGCACGCCGACCGTCAACGCGCCAATAAGCGGCATCAGCAGGTAATGGAAGTGATCTTTCCAGCTTTTGTTGTAGCCTTTGCGTCGCCAGAAATGGTTGAACACCGACAGGTTGACGAAGGTAAACGCCACCAGCGCGCCGAAGTTAATCAACGCTGTGGCGGTGACTAAGTCGAAGAACAGCGCCGACAGCGCCACAACCCCGACCATGATCACGTTCAGCGCTGGCGTCCGCCATTTCGGATGCACGTAGCCAAACACGCGTTCCGGAAAGACGTTGTCACGGCCCATCACGTACAGCAAACGCGAAACGCTGGCGTGCGACGCCAGGCCTGAAGCCAGCGTGTTAACGAAGGTGGTGCACAGGAAGATGGACTGGAACAGCTTGCCGCCCACGTACAGGGCAATCTCCGGCAGCGCGGCGTCAGGGTCTTTAAAGCGGCTGATATCCGGGAAGAAAAGCTGCATAAAGAACGACGCGGCAATGAAGATTAACCCACCGTACACCGCGGTCAGGAAGATGGCTTTGGGGATCACGCGCGCGGCGTCCGGCGTCTCTTCTGAAAGCGTGGTCACCGCATCAAAGCCGAGGAACGAGAAGCAGACTATCGTCGCCCCGGTAATGATAGGGATCAGGTGCGCATTTTCACTGACAAACGGCTGTAGTGACCATACGGTCCCCACGCCTTCGCCTTTGTGCAGCCCCTGCACGACCAGTACGATAAAGACCACCATAATGGCTATCTGTACCAGCACGAACAGGGTATTGAAGTTCGCCACCAGGTTAACGCTTTTCAGGTTCGCGGCGGTCAGGATTGCCACGAACGTGGCCACCCACACCCATGGCGGCACGCCGGGAAAGAGGGCCGAAAGATAAATCTTCGCCAGCAGGACGTTAATCATCGGCAGGAACAGGTAATCCAGCAGCGATGACCAGCCGACCATAAAGCCCACGTGGGGGCTAATTGATTTTTGCGCGTAGGTATAGGCAGAGCCTGCCTCGGGAAACTGACGCACCAGTTTGCCGTAGCTGATGGCGGTAAACAGCACCCCGGCCAGCGCTAACAGGTAGGACGCCGGCACGTGGCCATTACTGATGCCGGACACAATACCGAAGGTATCGAACACGGTCATCGGCGTGAGATAGGCCAGGCCCATCATCACCACTTGCCACAGCTTCAGCGATTTACGCAGACGGGTTTTTCCCGGCTGCATAGGGATATTCAGCGAAGTGTTAGTTGCCATGCGCGTTACCTCCACTGCGTAACGGGGTTTGCGGTCGCGTCGACCTGAAATCAAACCTGTTTAGCAGGGGAAGTAATGGCGTCGGTGGGGATAACATGCAGTCGGTGAGGGCGGTTTCATGTTCGCAACCTCCCTCCCCCTGTGGGGACGTAAACATCGGCATCATCTCATTTCCTCGTCACAGTCTTAATCGTTAACGGAAGCCCGTTGCCGCCTGCGTTCCATAACGCGACATACGGGAAATGTCTGGATTACCAGAAGATTCAGGCCAGGTTCCACTCAGGCCGGTATTACCGCCCCGTGAAGGGGCGTCATGCGTTTTTCAACATCCACTCAATTTCTGTTTCGGTGATGAGCCGCTCAAATTGCAGCAGTTCATCGTTCTTACAGGCGTGGTAAACGTGGCAAAAACGTTCGCCCAGATAGTGACGCAGCGGGGCGTTTTGCATAAATTCCCACAGCGCATCGCTCTGGCGGATGGGGAAAGGCAGCCCTTCCTGCTCCAGCCCGTTACCTTCCACTTCTTCCTGCAACGGCAGATCGTTATCGAGGCCGTGCAAAATACCGGCAAAAATGGTCGCCATCACCAGATATGGGTTGGCGTCGGCCCCCGCCACGCGATACTCCACGCGATGGTTATGGCGATCGCCGCACGGAATGCGCAGCGCAACCGTGCGGTTGTTGTGGCCCCATGATGCCTGGGTCGGCACGTACATGCCCGGCTGGAAGCGACGATACGAGTTCACGTTCGGTGCCAGCAGCGCCATGGAAGACGGCATCAGGTCGATCATGCCCGCCAGCGCCTTTTTCAGCAGCGCAGAATCTTCGCCATCGGCATCGGCCAGCACGTTTTCACCGCGGTTATTCATCAGGCTGATATGGATGTGCATACCGCTGCCCGCGTGCTCTTCATAAGGCTTAGCCATAAAAGTGGCGTGCATCTTATGCTTTTCCGCCATCAGGCGCACCAGGCGTTTCAGGGCGAGCGCATCATCGCAGGCGTCGAGCACGTTATCGGTGTGATAAAGGTTGATTTCAAACTGGCCCGGAGAGGCTTCGGCGACCGCGCCATCGGCGGGGATCAGCTGCAGCTGTGCCAGTTCATCGATGTCGTTGAGTACGTCGGCAAAGTGGTTGAGGTTATCGACGGAGTAGACCTGGCTCTGGGTGTTGCGGTCATCGGTTCCCGGCGCGCACGGTGGCTGCAGATAACCTTCGGCGTCGCGTTGACGGTCGAGTAAATAGAACTCCAGCTCTACCGCTACTACCGGGAACAGTCCGCGCTGGCGTAGCTGCTGCCACAGGCGGTTGAGTACGTTCCGCGGCTCAACGTCAAAGGGAGCGCCATCTTCATCGACCATGGTCAGTAACATCTGCCCAACGTATTCAGGATCTGCCGCCGAAGGCGTTAAGGTCCCCAGCACCGGCACGCAGGTGCGGTCAGGCTCACCCATCTCCTGTCCGAGCCCCGCTTCTTCAACCACGTTGCCCAGAATATCCATGGCAAACACGGACGCCGGGAAATAGCAGCCTTTTTCGAGTTTTTTCAGGCTGGAGACCGGCACGCGCTTACCGCGGAAACAGCCGTTCAGATCGGTCAGTAAGACATCGACGGACTGCGTGTTGGGATAGCGTTCAAGGTAGCGTTTTACTTCCTGCGCAAACGCGCTGCCCCGCCTCTCTTCTGACTGCTGAACATAGCTCTCTACTTCAACGATATTAGTTTCCATGATTCTTCGCCTTTGGTTTTGTTGCCCACCCGCGTTCAGGTGTAAAATATAATGACCATTACTCGAATTTGTATGCAAACGAAATGTTTGTCAAATGTTAAATTAAGTTTGCAAATACGAAATCTCACTGCTAGATTGAAAAAATATTGAACATAAAGGTCAATTTAACGGCAGTAATGGCTATAATTTAGTCCACTTTGTGAGGGCGATCATGGAAAATATAATGTACAAGCCGGTTATCGGTATCGTGATGTGCAGGAACAGGCTTAAGGGTCATGAGACCCAAACCCTGCAAGAAAAGTACCTGAATGCCATTATTCGTGCGGGCGGGTTGCCCATTGCGCTGCCGCATGCGCTGGCAGAGCCTGAATACCTGAACGCACTCCTTCCCAGACTGGACGGTATCTACCTGCCAGGAAGCCCCAGCAATGTGCAGCCGCACCTTTATGGTGAAAACGGCGATGAGCCTGACGCCGATCCCGGGCGAGATCTTCTGAGCATGGCGTTAATCAACGCAGCGCTCGAAAGGCGCATCCCCATTTTCGCCATTTGCCGTGGACTCCAGGAAATGGTGGTGGCGACCGGTGGGTCGTTGCATCGCAAGCTGTGTGAACAGCCGGAGCTGCTGGAGCACCGGGAAGATCCGGAGCTGCCCATTGAGCAGCAATACGCGCCGTCGCATGAAGTTCAGGTGGTGGCGGGCGGGTTGTTATCCCGCCTGTTACCGGATTGCAGTAGCTTTTGGGTCAATTCATTGCACGGTCAGGGAGCTAAAGTGGTCAGCCCTCGGCTGCGTGTTGAGGCGCGTGCGCCGGATGGGCTGGTGGAAGCGGTCAGCGTGAATGACCATCCTTTCGCGCTGGGCGTACAGTGGCACCCGGAATGGAACAGTAGCGAGTACGCGCTTTCGCGTATATTGTTTGAGGGCTTTATCACCGCTTGTCAGAACCATATCGCGGAAAAACCGCGACTCTGACCCCTACACTTAAGGAAATGCATATTATGAGTGATGACGGACTGGCGCCAGGAAAACGTTTGTCGGAAATCCGCCAGAAGCAGGGACTTTCACAACGTCGTGCCGCCGAACTCTCTGGACTGACGCACAGTGCTATCAGCACGATTGAGCAAGATAAAGTCAGCCCTGCTATCAGTACGCTGCAAAAGCTGCTGAAAGTTTATGGTCTGTCACTCTCGGAATTCTTTTCCGAGCCGGAAAAACCTGATGAGCCGCAGGTCGTTATTAATCAGGATGACCTGATTGAAATGGGCAGTCAGGGGGTGTCGATGAAGCTGGTTCATAACGGTAACCCTAATCGCACGCTGGCAATGATTTTTGAAACGTATCAACCGGGCACCACCACCGGGGAAAGAATAAAGCATCAGGGTGAGGAAATAGGCACTGTACTGGAAGGTGAAGTGGTTCTGACGATTAACGGTCAGACATATCACCTGGTCGCTGGGCAGAGCTATGCCATTAATACCGGCATACCGCACAGCTTCAGTAATACATCGGCAGGAATTTGCCGGATTATCAGCGCCCATACCCCCACCACGTTTTAATCTCCCCTGGCCGCTCTGGCTGATGCAATGGCTGTTCTATCGCCGTCATAACGGATTATTTTTCGCCGCCGGGATGTATTTCCCGGCGGGGTAAAAAAGTACACGTAATTAAAAAGAACGTCATAAGCGCAAATACGGGTTATTGACCCGGGGCGCTTTGCGGCCTGCTGTTGCCCGGCGTTCACCCATCAAGCGTATTTGAATACGAAAATCAGGAGTCAAAATGAATTTCCATCATCTGGCTTACTGGCAGGATAAAGCGTTAAGTCTCGCCATTGAAAACCGGTTATTTATTAACGGCGAATATTGTGCTGCCGCCGACAATACGACCTTTGAAACCCTTGACCCGCTTACCCAGGCTCCGCTGGCAAACATTGCCCGTGGTCAACACGCCGACGTGGATCGCGCGGTACAAGGCGCTCGCGATGCATTTGAACGCGGCGACTGGTCGCAGGCGGCGCCGGCGAAACGTAAGGCGGTGCTGAACAAACTCGCCGACTTAATAGAAGCCCATGCGGAAGAGCTGGCGCTGCTGGAAACGCTGGATACCGGAAAGCCGATTCGTCATAGCCTGCGCGATGATATTCCTGGCGCGGCGCGCGCGATTCGCTGGTACGCCGAGGCGCTGGATAAAGTGTATGGCGAAGTCGCCACCACGAGCAGTAATGAGCTGGCGATGATTGTGCGCGAGCCGGTTGGCGTGATTGCTGCCATTGTCCCGTGGAACTTCCCGCTGCTGCTGACCTGCTGGAAATTAGGCCCCGCGCTGGCAGCGGGCAACAGCGTCATCCTGAAACCGTCGGAAAAATCCCCGCTGACGGCACTGCGCCTGGCCGGGCTGGCAAAAGAGGCGGGCATTCCTGACGGCGTGCTGAACGTGGTAAGCGGCTTCGGGCATGAAGCCGGGCAGGCGCTGTCCTTGCATGCGGATATCGATGCGATCGCCTTTACCGGCTCCACCCGCACCGGCAAACAACTGCTGAAAGATGCCGGCGACAGCAATATGAAACGCGTCTGGCTGGAAGCGGGCGGTAAAAGCGCCAATATCGTCTTCGCCGATTGCCCTGATTTACAGCAGGCCGTCAACGCCACGGCGGGCGGTATTTTCTACAACCAGGGGCAGGTGTGCATTGCCGGTACGCGCTTGCTGCTTGAAGACAGCATTGCCGATGCGTTTTTAGACCTTTTACAAGCGCAGGCGCGCAACTGGCAGCCTGGCCATCCTCTCGACCCGGCCACCACCATGGGGACACTGATCGATTGCGCCCATGCTGACACCGTGCACACCTTTATTCGTGAAGGCGAGCGCAAGGGGCAGCTGCTGGTGGACGGTCGTCAGACGCCGTGGCCTGCGGCAATCGGCCCGACCATTTTCGTTGACGTTGACCCTACAGATTCCCTCAGCCGGGAAGAAATTTTTGGCCCGGTGCTGGTGGTCACTCGCTTTAAAACCGAAGCGCAGGCGCTTGCGCTGGCCAACGATAGCCAATACGGACTGGGCGCGGCGGTATGGACGCGCGACCTGTCCCGCGCTCACCGCATGAGCCGCCGCCTGAAGGCCGGCTCGGTCTTCGTGAACAACTATAACGATGGCGATATGACGGTGCCGTTCGGCGGCTACAAGCAGAGCGGTAATGGTCGCGATAAATCGCTGCACGCCATTGAAAAATTCACTGAACTTAAAACCATTTGGATCAGCCTGGAGGCTTAATCATGACCGAACATACCACCAGTTATTACGCCGCCAGCGCCAATAAATATGCGCCATTCCCGACCCTTGATGAGTCCATTCATTGCGACGTCTGCGTGGTGGGCGGCGGCTATACCGGCCTGTCGTCGGCGCTGCATCTGGCCGAAGCGGGGTACGACGTGGTTGTGCTGGAGGCCGCGCGGATTGGCTTCGGCGCCAGCGGGCGTAACGGCGGGCAGCTGGTTAACTCCTACAGTCGCGATATTGATGTTATCGAAAAAAGCTACGGTATGGACACGGCGAGAATGCTCGGCAGCATGATGTTTGAAGGCGGTGAGATTATCCGTGAACGCATTCAGCGTTATCAGATCGACTGCGACTACCGTCCGGGCGGGCTGTTTGTGGCGATGAATCACAAGCAGCTGGCGACGCTGGAAGAGCAAAAAGAGAACTGGGAGCGCTACGGTAATACGCAGCTGGAGCTGCTGGATGAAAAGGCGATCCGCCGTGAGGTGGATAGCGAGCGCTACACCGGCGCGCTGCTGGATCACAGCGGCGGGCATATTCATCCGCTGAATCTTGCCATCGGGGAAGCCGACGCTATTCGTCTGAACGGCGGCCGCGTTTATGAACTGTCGGCAGTCACCGGCATCCAGCACACCTCGCCGGCGGTGGTCACGACCGCCAAAGGACAGGTGACGGCGAAGTTCGTGATCGTCGCGGGTAACGCGTATCTGGGTGACAAAGTGGAACCTGAGCTAGCCAAACGCAGCATGCCGTGTGGCACCCAGGTGATTACCACCGAGCCGCTGTCCGATGAGCTGGCGCGTTCGTTGCTGCCGAATAACTATTGCGTCGAAGACTGTAACTATCTGCTTGATTACTACCGCCTGACCGCCGACAACCGTCTGCTTTACGGCGGCGGGGTGGTTTACGGGGCGCGCGATCCTGATGACGTTGAGCGACTGGTGGTCCCGAAACTGTTGAAAACCTTCCCGCAGTTGAAAGGGGTCAAAATCGACTATCGCTGGACCGGTAACTTCCTGCTGACGCTTTCGCGCATGCCGCAGTTCGGTCGACTGGATAAAAATATTTATTACATGCAGGGCTACAGCGGCCATGGTGTGACCTGTACCCACCTGGCCGGACGGCTGATTTCGGAACTGCTGCGCGGGGACGCGGAGCGTTTTGATGCGTTCGCCAATCTGCCGCACTACCCGTTCCCGGGCGGGCGGACGCTGCGCGTACCGTTTACCGCGATGGGCGCGGCCTATTACAGCCTGCGCGATCGTCTGGGCGTGTGATTAATTCGATTAACGATGAATAACCAAAAGGTCTGAAAACATGAGCAATAACGAACTTCATCAACGTCGTCTTTCTGCCACGCCGCGCGGCGTTGGCGTGATGTGCAACTTCTTCGCGCAGTCGGCGGAAAACGCGACGCTCACCGACGTCGAAGGTAAAGAGTACATCGATTTCGCCGCCGGTATCGCGGTGTTGAACACCGGACATCGCCATCCGGATCTGGTCGCGGCGGTTGAAAAGCAGCTCCAGCAGTTTACCCATACGGCCTACCAGATCGTGCCTTATGAAAGCTATGTCAGCCTGGCCGAAAAGCTCAATACGCTGGCACCGGTGAGCGGCCCGGCAAAAACGGCCTTTTTCACCACCGGCGCCGAAGCGGTAGAGAACGCGGTAAAAATCGCCCGCGCCTATACGGGCCGTCCCGGCGTGATTGCGTTTAGCGGCGGTTTCCACGGACGCACCTATATGACCATGGCGCTGACCGGTAAAGTGGCCCCTTACAAGCTGGGCTTTGGCCCGTTCCCGGGGTCGGTCTATCATGCACCGTATCCTTCTGAACTGCAGGGCATCACCGTTGAAGATTCGCTGAAAGCCATCGAACGTCTGTTTAAAGCGGATATCGACGCTAAACAAGTCGCGGCGATTATTTTTGAGCCGGTACAGGGGGAAGGTGGCTTTAACGTCGCGCCGAAAGAGCTGGTCAGCGCGATTCGTCGTCTGTGCGATGAGCACGGGATCGTGATGATCGCCGATGAAGTGCAGAGTGGTTTTGCCCGTACCGGGAAACTGTTTGCCATGGATCATTATGCCGATAAACCTGATTTGATGACCATGGCCAAGAGCCTGGCGGGCGGTATGCCGCTGTCCGGCGTAGTGGGCAATGCGAAAATCATGGATGCGCCAGCGCCGGGCGGGTTGGGCGGCACTTACGCAGGTAACCCGCTGGCGGTCGCTGCCGCACACGCGGTGCTGGATATCATTGAGAAAGAGTCGCTCTGCGATCGCGCGCGTCGGCTGGGTGAACGGCTGACCCAGGCGCTGGTTACGGCAAAAGAAAGTAACCCGAGCATTGCCGCGGTGCGTGGCCTGG from Klebsiella sp. WP3-W18-ESBL-02 includes the following:
- the puuP gene encoding putrescine/proton symporter PuuP translates to MATNTSLNIPMQPGKTRLRKSLKLWQVVMMGLAYLTPMTVFDTFGIVSGISNGHVPASYLLALAGVLFTAISYGKLVRQFPEAGSAYTYAQKSISPHVGFMVGWSSLLDYLFLPMINVLLAKIYLSALFPGVPPWVWVATFVAILTAANLKSVNLVANFNTLFVLVQIAIMVVFIVLVVQGLHKGEGVGTVWSLQPFVSENAHLIPIITGATIVCFSFLGFDAVTTLSEETPDAARVIPKAIFLTAVYGGLIFIAASFFMQLFFPDISRFKDPDAALPEIALYVGGKLFQSIFLCTTFVNTLASGLASHASVSRLLYVMGRDNVFPERVFGYVHPKWRTPALNVIMVGVVALSALFFDLVTATALINFGALVAFTFVNLSVFNHFWRRKGYNKSWKDHFHYLLMPLIGALTVGVLWINLEVTSLTLGLVWAMLGGMYLWYLIRRYRKVPLYDGEQRISTVGES
- the puuA gene encoding glutamate-putrescine ligase, producing the protein METNIVEVESYVQQSEERRGSAFAQEVKRYLERYPNTQSVDVLLTDLNGCFRGKRVPVSSLKKLEKGCYFPASVFAMDILGNVVEEAGLGQEMGEPDRTCVPVLGTLTPSAADPEYVGQMLLTMVDEDGAPFDVEPRNVLNRLWQQLRQRGLFPVVAVELEFYLLDRQRDAEGYLQPPCAPGTDDRNTQSQVYSVDNLNHFADVLNDIDELAQLQLIPADGAVAEASPGQFEINLYHTDNVLDACDDALALKRLVRLMAEKHKMHATFMAKPYEEHAGSGMHIHISLMNNRGENVLADADGEDSALLKKALAGMIDLMPSSMALLAPNVNSYRRFQPGMYVPTQASWGHNNRTVALRIPCGDRHNHRVEYRVAGADANPYLVMATIFAGILHGLDNDLPLQEEVEGNGLEQEGLPFPIRQSDALWEFMQNAPLRHYLGERFCHVYHACKNDELLQFERLITETEIEWMLKNA
- the puuD gene encoding gamma-glutamyl-gamma-aminobutyrate hydrolase, translated to MYKPVIGIVMCRNRLKGHETQTLQEKYLNAIIRAGGLPIALPHALAEPEYLNALLPRLDGIYLPGSPSNVQPHLYGENGDEPDADPGRDLLSMALINAALERRIPIFAICRGLQEMVVATGGSLHRKLCEQPELLEHREDPELPIEQQYAPSHEVQVVAGGLLSRLLPDCSSFWVNSLHGQGAKVVSPRLRVEARAPDGLVEAVSVNDHPFALGVQWHPEWNSSEYALSRILFEGFITACQNHIAEKPRL
- the puuR gene encoding HTH-type transcriptional regulator PuuR, translated to MSDDGLAPGKRLSEIRQKQGLSQRRAAELSGLTHSAISTIEQDKVSPAISTLQKLLKVYGLSLSEFFSEPEKPDEPQVVINQDDLIEMGSQGVSMKLVHNGNPNRTLAMIFETYQPGTTTGERIKHQGEEIGTVLEGEVVLTINGQTYHLVAGQSYAINTGIPHSFSNTSAGICRIISAHTPTTF
- the puuC gene encoding aldehyde dehydrogenase PuuC produces the protein MNFHHLAYWQDKALSLAIENRLFINGEYCAAADNTTFETLDPLTQAPLANIARGQHADVDRAVQGARDAFERGDWSQAAPAKRKAVLNKLADLIEAHAEELALLETLDTGKPIRHSLRDDIPGAARAIRWYAEALDKVYGEVATTSSNELAMIVREPVGVIAAIVPWNFPLLLTCWKLGPALAAGNSVILKPSEKSPLTALRLAGLAKEAGIPDGVLNVVSGFGHEAGQALSLHADIDAIAFTGSTRTGKQLLKDAGDSNMKRVWLEAGGKSANIVFADCPDLQQAVNATAGGIFYNQGQVCIAGTRLLLEDSIADAFLDLLQAQARNWQPGHPLDPATTMGTLIDCAHADTVHTFIREGERKGQLLVDGRQTPWPAAIGPTIFVDVDPTDSLSREEIFGPVLVVTRFKTEAQALALANDSQYGLGAAVWTRDLSRAHRMSRRLKAGSVFVNNYNDGDMTVPFGGYKQSGNGRDKSLHAIEKFTELKTIWISLEA
- the puuB gene encoding gamma-glutamylputrescine oxidase, producing the protein MTEHTTSYYAASANKYAPFPTLDESIHCDVCVVGGGYTGLSSALHLAEAGYDVVVLEAARIGFGASGRNGGQLVNSYSRDIDVIEKSYGMDTARMLGSMMFEGGEIIRERIQRYQIDCDYRPGGLFVAMNHKQLATLEEQKENWERYGNTQLELLDEKAIRREVDSERYTGALLDHSGGHIHPLNLAIGEADAIRLNGGRVYELSAVTGIQHTSPAVVTTAKGQVTAKFVIVAGNAYLGDKVEPELAKRSMPCGTQVITTEPLSDELARSLLPNNYCVEDCNYLLDYYRLTADNRLLYGGGVVYGARDPDDVERLVVPKLLKTFPQLKGVKIDYRWTGNFLLTLSRMPQFGRLDKNIYYMQGYSGHGVTCTHLAGRLISELLRGDAERFDAFANLPHYPFPGGRTLRVPFTAMGAAYYSLRDRLGV
- the puuE gene encoding 4-aminobutyrate transaminase, which produces MSNNELHQRRLSATPRGVGVMCNFFAQSAENATLTDVEGKEYIDFAAGIAVLNTGHRHPDLVAAVEKQLQQFTHTAYQIVPYESYVSLAEKLNTLAPVSGPAKTAFFTTGAEAVENAVKIARAYTGRPGVIAFSGGFHGRTYMTMALTGKVAPYKLGFGPFPGSVYHAPYPSELQGITVEDSLKAIERLFKADIDAKQVAAIIFEPVQGEGGFNVAPKELVSAIRRLCDEHGIVMIADEVQSGFARTGKLFAMDHYADKPDLMTMAKSLAGGMPLSGVVGNAKIMDAPAPGGLGGTYAGNPLAVAAAHAVLDIIEKESLCDRARRLGERLTQALVTAKESNPSIAAVRGLGSMVAAEFVDPKSGEPSAALAQKVQQRALEKGLLLLTCGTYGNVIRFLYPLTITEKQFTAALAILQGTLAE